From the Acidilutibacter cellobiosedens genome, one window contains:
- a CDS encoding TlpA family protein disulfide reductase, whose product MNKKIKTIVSIFAFALFIVIAIFMYNILSKKISTQNDMDITQNKDEISQSDQDVEKEKTKAPDFTVLDADGNTVKLSDMFGKPIVLNFWASWCLACKSEMPEFNKVYKETGDDVTFMMIDLVDGQQETKEKGEQYIKKQDFSFPVYFDIKQDAADTYGIVSLPTTIFIDKDGYIITGAEGAIDAKTLKNGIDLIK is encoded by the coding sequence ATGAATAAGAAAATAAAAACAATAGTATCAATTTTTGCATTTGCTTTGTTTATTGTTATAGCCATTTTTATGTATAACATACTCAGCAAAAAAATATCTACTCAAAACGATATGGATATTACTCAAAACAAAGATGAGATATCTCAATCCGACCAAGATGTGGAAAAAGAAAAAACAAAAGCGCCTGATTTTACAGTTTTAGATGCGGATGGAAATACTGTAAAGTTATCAGATATGTTTGGTAAACCCATTGTGCTAAACTTTTGGGCAAGTTGGTGTCTTGCATGTAAAAGTGAAATGCCAGAATTTAATAAGGTATATAAAGAGACCGGAGACGATGTAACATTCATGATGATAGATCTTGTAGACGGACAACAAGAAACAAAAGAAAAAGGCGAACAATATATAAAAAAACAGGATTTTTCCTTTCCTGTATATTTTGATATAAAGCAGGATGCCGCAGATACATATGGTATAGTATCTCTACCCACAACAATATTTATTGACAAAGACGGTTATATTATAACGGGGGCAGAAGGCGCTATTGATGCAAAGACTTTGAAAAATGGAATTGATTTAATAAAATAA
- a CDS encoding PTS sugar transporter subunit IIB — protein sequence MSKEVNILVACGSGVATSTVAQEKVKVILKDAHVPAKITKSTLSEIPSKQNDVDLILTTSKYNKPLNKPVISVFGLISGINQENIKKQIVDECNKILGK from the coding sequence ATGTCAAAAGAAGTAAATATTTTAGTAGCATGCGGAAGCGGTGTTGCAACTTCTACAGTTGCTCAAGAAAAAGTAAAGGTGATTTTAAAAGATGCACATGTACCTGCAAAGATTACAAAATCAACCCTTAGCGAAATCCCAAGTAAACAAAATGATGTCGATTTAATTCTGACAACATCAAAGTACAACAAACCCCTTAACAAACCGGTTATTAGTGTATTCGGTTTGATTTCGGGAATCAATCAAGAAAATATAAAAAAACAGATAGTCGATGAGTGCAATAAAATTTTAGGTAAATAA
- a CDS encoding PTS transporter subunit IIC, translating to MVIIQKILDLGPVVMLPIMIFLLGLFFRMKIGAALKAGLLVGIGFQGLNLVVNLLMSSISPATEYYKAMGKGFTTVDIGFAAIGGASWGVPFAAIAVLIIVAINIILLRLKVTNVMNIDIWNFIHFLIPGALAYALFGNILLGLGVTVVFGVLTLYAAQKVAPRWQEYFGLEGTTCSTFSFITLTYPASLLINKIIDFIPGLNKVDISMDKIANKLGFFGDPAVVGLFVGIFLGILTKQPWAVCLTMAIGIAAVLNLLPRMVSVMMEGLSSVGNSVQEYMKRKMGNETKLNIGMDIALSLGDPAVITVTVLCIPIVILFAFIIPNMTYFPVGLLGAVCYVIPMCAMASDGNVLRTFISSVINLFFVVLLSNYFAPEATEMMKVTGVKVSGMITDGHFGFNIGNIIIGFLSKVLR from the coding sequence ATGGTAATTATTCAAAAAATACTCGATTTAGGGCCTGTTGTGATGCTGCCTATAATGATATTTCTTTTAGGCCTTTTTTTCAGGATGAAAATAGGAGCGGCTTTAAAAGCGGGATTGCTCGTTGGCATTGGGTTTCAAGGATTAAATTTAGTTGTGAATCTCTTGATGTCAAGTATCTCCCCTGCAACGGAGTATTACAAAGCCATGGGCAAAGGATTCACTACTGTAGATATAGGATTTGCCGCTATCGGCGGGGCTTCCTGGGGAGTCCCATTTGCTGCTATTGCAGTCTTAATTATAGTTGCAATTAACATAATTTTGCTTAGATTAAAAGTAACTAATGTGATGAATATCGATATATGGAACTTTATACATTTTCTAATTCCGGGAGCTCTGGCATATGCTTTATTCGGTAACATACTTTTAGGCTTAGGGGTTACGGTCGTATTTGGTGTTTTGACATTATATGCCGCACAAAAAGTGGCTCCCAGATGGCAAGAATACTTTGGACTGGAGGGGACAACCTGTTCCACATTTTCATTTATCACTTTGACTTATCCGGCATCATTGCTAATAAATAAAATAATTGATTTTATTCCAGGACTAAATAAGGTTGATATCAGTATGGATAAAATAGCTAACAAACTTGGATTTTTCGGAGACCCGGCGGTAGTAGGTCTGTTTGTGGGTATATTTTTAGGAATTTTAACTAAACAACCATGGGCCGTATGTTTAACTATGGCTATAGGAATAGCTGCAGTATTAAATTTACTCCCTAGAATGGTAAGTGTAATGATGGAAGGATTATCTTCCGTAGGAAATTCCGTACAGGAATATATGAAAAGGAAAATGGGGAATGAAACTAAATTAAATATAGGTATGGATATTGCTTTAAGTTTAGGAGATCCGGCTGTAATTACTGTTACTGTACTTTGCATCCCCATTGTAATACTATTTGCATTTATTATTCCAAATATGACTTATTTCCCTGTAGGATTATTGGGAGCCGTTTGTTATGTAATTCCTATGTGTGCAATGGCCAGTGACGGGAATGTATTAAGAACCTTTATTTCTTCAGTAATCAACTTGTTTTTCGTTGTATTATTGTCCAATTATTTTGCCCCTGAAGCAACAGAAATGATGAAAGTTACGGGAGTAAAAGTTTCCGGGATGATCACTGACGGACATTTTGGATTTAATATCGGGAATATAATTATTGGCTTCTTATCAAAGGTCCTACGTTAA
- a CDS encoding TetR/AcrR family transcriptional regulator — translation MDKKAEIFKAGRELFFLKGFKDVNVSAITKRAGVGVGTFYNYYPSKEELFFDIYFKENEAVKKSIVKSLNLNDDPIALVTKFLSLSTDTISKNRILQEWYNKDIFGDLEQRYHDKYGCFLFDSYMDLLKKWKLENKIRNDIDDGLLFALMKSVVYLDTHKEGIGIQYFPQVIQVLVEFIMKGLTDC, via the coding sequence TTGGATAAAAAGGCAGAGATTTTTAAAGCTGGTAGAGAACTATTTTTTTTGAAGGGCTTTAAGGATGTTAATGTTTCAGCTATAACGAAACGAGCAGGCGTTGGAGTCGGAACTTTTTATAATTATTACCCATCAAAAGAGGAGCTTTTTTTCGATATTTATTTCAAGGAAAACGAAGCGGTCAAAAAGTCTATTGTGAAATCCCTTAATTTAAATGATGACCCAATCGCATTGGTTACAAAATTCTTATCGCTAAGTACAGACACTATAAGTAAAAATCGAATTTTACAGGAATGGTATAACAAAGATATTTTTGGTGATTTAGAGCAACGATATCATGATAAATACGGTTGTTTTTTGTTTGATTCTTACATGGATTTGTTAAAGAAATGGAAACTGGAAAATAAAATAAGAAATGATATCGACGACGGACTCCTTTTTGCACTTATGAAATCCGTAGTCTACCTTGATACGCACAAAGAGGGAATAGGGATTCAATATTTCCCACAAGTTATTCAGGTGCTTGTAGAATTCATTATGAAGGGTTTAACGGATTGCTAA
- a CDS encoding DUF134 domain-containing protein — protein sequence MARPTKWRKIENVPAIPYFIPSEKDVAELPENILKLEELEAIRLKDLEGFEQSECAKKMEVSRPTFQRILLSAREKIADSLVNGKIIHIEGGNFTCNICPVKCMDCGKEWMESYENLESIKSGNYTCPNCGSEKIICRKNCKGKFCQRNCCRHGRNIE from the coding sequence ATGGCGAGACCAACGAAGTGGAGAAAAATCGAAAACGTTCCTGCTATTCCTTATTTCATTCCATCGGAAAAAGATGTCGCAGAACTTCCGGAAAATATATTGAAACTTGAAGAACTTGAGGCTATCCGTTTAAAGGACTTAGAAGGATTTGAGCAAAGCGAATGTGCCAAAAAAATGGAGGTATCCCGTCCAACTTTTCAACGCATCCTTTTGTCCGCAAGGGAAAAAATTGCCGATAGTTTGGTAAACGGAAAAATTATTCATATAGAAGGAGGAAATTTTACCTGCAATATTTGTCCGGTAAAATGTATGGATTGCGGAAAGGAATGGATGGAAAGTTATGAAAATCTTGAATCCATTAAAAGTGGAAATTATACATGTCCCAACTGCGGTTCGGAAAAAATTATCTGCAGAAAAAACTGTAAAGGTAAGTTTTGTCAAAGAAATTGTTGTCGACATGGTAGAAATATTGAATAA
- a CDS encoding ArsR/SmtB family transcription factor, with protein sequence MENKAKQIAELLKVLANENRLLILCELIKGPKNVSSLGEKIPNITQSALSQHLALLKSHGILDFSKSGQSVTYYISDHRVEEVIFVLKKYYCNSEKDKG encoded by the coding sequence ATGGAAAACAAAGCAAAACAAATCGCTGAACTATTAAAAGTTCTCGCCAATGAGAACCGCTTGTTAATTTTGTGTGAACTTATCAAAGGTCCGAAAAACGTAAGTAGTCTCGGAGAAAAAATACCGAATATCACCCAATCAGCACTATCTCAACATCTTGCACTTCTAAAATCCCATGGAATCCTGGATTTTTCAAAATCAGGACAGAGTGTTACCTATTACATTTCCGACCACAGGGTAGAAGAAGTCATTTTCGTACTTAAAAAATATTACTGTAACAGCGAGAAAGATAAGGGGTAG
- the feoB gene encoding ferrous iron transport protein B, with protein MHDELVFALAGNQNSGKTTLFNQLTGSNQHVGNFPGVTVDRKDGKIRDHEFATVVDLPGIYSLSPYTSEEIVTRDFLIENKPDGIINIVDATNIERNLYLSLQLIELGIPMVLALNMMDEMRASGRSVDVAALSKGLGIPVIPISASKGEGIHELVDTAIATAQAKLVPTIEDFCSGTVHRCIHSIAHLIEDHAQRLNVPMRFAATKLIEGDPPMTKKLGLSQNELDAIEHMIQEMENELGTDREAALADMRYNFIENVCRDTVNKGGINVGRQRSIKIDSILTHKFFALPIFVGIMLLVFFLTFGVIGQPLSDLLSSGIDWLNGEIAQSLKALNVNPVMRSLIVKGILTGVGSVISFLPIIVTLFLFLSILEDSGYMARVAFVMDKPLRKLGLSGRSIVPMLIGFGCTVPATMSTRTLASERDRKMTIMLTPYMSCSAKLPIYAAFTAAFFPRHAPLVMITLYIIGILIGLLMVIIVKQIPYFKGKPVPFVMELPNYRMPSFKSVILLMWEKAKDFLTRAFTIIFIATIVVWFLQTFDMRFNMVDNQQTSLLATAGKFIAPIFKFTGFGFWQAAVALITGFMAKESVISTLAVLSGTSVDALPTVLTGMFNPVSAFSFLVFTLLYTPCVAAIATIKREFNNGILAFVIVVGQCVVAWLWAVAFYQVGSWIF; from the coding sequence ATGCATGATGAATTGGTATTTGCATTGGCAGGCAACCAAAATAGTGGTAAGACTACTTTGTTTAATCAACTGACGGGTTCTAATCAGCATGTAGGTAATTTTCCCGGAGTCACAGTTGACCGTAAAGACGGAAAGATTAGGGATCATGAATTTGCAACGGTTGTCGATCTGCCGGGAATTTATTCTCTCTCTCCTTATACCAGTGAAGAGATTGTGACTCGTGATTTTCTGATAGAAAATAAACCTGATGGAATTATTAATATCGTTGATGCTACTAATATCGAACGTAATTTATATTTGTCTTTGCAATTAATTGAATTAGGTATTCCTATGGTGCTGGCGTTGAATATGATGGATGAGATGAGGGCAAGCGGACGGAGTGTTGATGTTGCAGCTTTGTCAAAGGGACTCGGTATTCCTGTAATTCCTATATCTGCCAGCAAGGGAGAAGGAATTCATGAACTTGTAGATACTGCTATTGCTACGGCTCAGGCAAAACTGGTACCTACTATTGAAGATTTTTGCTCCGGAACGGTTCACCGCTGTATCCACAGTATTGCTCATTTAATTGAAGATCATGCTCAAAGACTTAATGTTCCGATGCGTTTTGCGGCTACTAAGTTGATCGAAGGGGACCCTCCTATGACTAAAAAATTAGGTCTTTCACAAAATGAGCTGGATGCTATTGAGCATATGATTCAGGAGATGGAGAATGAATTAGGGACGGATCGGGAAGCTGCTTTAGCAGATATGCGTTATAATTTTATTGAAAATGTATGCCGAGATACTGTGAATAAAGGTGGAATCAATGTTGGGAGACAACGAAGCATTAAAATTGACTCAATTTTAACTCATAAGTTTTTTGCTTTACCCATTTTTGTTGGTATCATGCTTTTAGTATTTTTCTTAACCTTTGGAGTAATCGGACAACCCTTAAGTGATCTGTTAAGCAGCGGCATTGATTGGTTAAACGGAGAAATAGCGCAAAGCTTAAAAGCGCTGAATGTCAATCCGGTTATGCGTTCATTGATTGTTAAAGGTATTCTCACAGGTGTAGGAAGTGTGATTTCATTTTTGCCTATAATAGTCACATTGTTTTTATTTCTTTCAATATTAGAGGATTCTGGATATATGGCGAGGGTAGCTTTTGTTATGGATAAACCTTTGCGTAAACTGGGCCTTTCGGGACGCAGCATAGTTCCAATGCTGATCGGTTTTGGATGTACAGTGCCTGCAACGATGTCGACACGTACCCTTGCCAGTGAGAGAGACCGAAAGATGACAATAATGCTGACTCCTTATATGAGTTGTTCGGCTAAATTGCCAATCTATGCAGCCTTCACTGCTGCTTTTTTTCCAAGACATGCACCTTTGGTAATGATTACACTTTATATAATCGGAATTTTAATTGGTCTTCTGATGGTTATAATTGTTAAACAGATTCCATATTTTAAAGGTAAACCAGTACCTTTTGTGATGGAGTTGCCTAATTATCGTATGCCCAGCTTTAAAAGCGTAATTTTGCTCATGTGGGAAAAAGCAAAAGATTTTCTTACTCGTGCTTTTACAATTATTTTTATTGCTACAATTGTAGTCTGGTTTTTACAGACTTTTGATATGAGATTTAATATGGTGGACAATCAGCAGACAAGTTTGTTGGCAACTGCCGGGAAATTTATAGCTCCGATTTTTAAATTTACCGGTTTTGGGTTCTGGCAAGCTGCTGTAGCGCTTATTACCGGTTTCATGGCAAAAGAATCCGTTATTAGTACATTAGCTGTTTTATCAGGAACATCCGTTGATGCACTTCCTACTGTCCTAACCGGTATGTTCAACCCTGTTTCTGCTTTTAGTTTTCTGGTATTTACTTTATTATATACACCATGTGTTGCTGCTATTGCAACTATTAAAAGAGAATTTAATAATGGAATTCTTGCTTTTGTGATAGTAGTGGGACAATGTGTGGTTGCTTGGCTGTGGGCAGTTGCTTTTTATCAAGTAGGTTCGTGGATTTTTTAG
- a CDS encoding Mrp/NBP35 family ATP-binding protein, with protein MSEKKESCEGCEGNPQSFLEKTNNFNSIKKVIGVVSGKGGVGKSLVAAMLSILINRKGYNTGILDADITGPSIPKMFGINKKAQVNEMGILPEKTHNNISIMSINLLLDQADAPVIWRGPLLAGTVKQFWTDVIWGDLDFLFIDMPPGTGDVPLTVFQSIPLDGIIIVTSPQELVSMIVKKAYNMAKHMNIPVLGIIENMSYIKCPNCGEKIYLFGKSNLRETAKNLNLNVLGEIPVDPLMAQLVDKGEFERFNNDYLDKAADKIENMLVKDTDIHSFV; from the coding sequence ATGTCAGAAAAAAAAGAATCTTGTGAGGGATGCGAGGGAAACCCTCAAAGTTTTTTGGAAAAAACAAATAATTTTAATTCTATCAAAAAAGTAATCGGAGTGGTCAGCGGTAAAGGAGGTGTAGGAAAATCACTTGTTGCAGCCATGCTGTCTATTTTGATTAACAGAAAAGGATATAACACAGGTATACTGGATGCCGATATTACCGGGCCTTCTATTCCTAAAATGTTCGGCATTAATAAAAAAGCCCAAGTAAATGAAATGGGAATTTTGCCGGAAAAAACCCATAATAACATCAGCATTATGTCAATTAATTTGTTGCTTGATCAAGCAGATGCACCTGTCATTTGGAGAGGCCCTTTACTTGCAGGTACCGTTAAACAATTTTGGACTGATGTCATTTGGGGAGATTTGGATTTTTTGTTCATCGATATGCCTCCCGGAACAGGAGATGTGCCATTGACCGTCTTTCAGTCTATTCCGTTGGATGGTATCATCATTGTGACTTCGCCGCAGGAACTTGTCTCCATGATTGTAAAAAAAGCTTACAATATGGCAAAACATATGAATATACCAGTTTTAGGAATTATAGAAAATATGAGCTATATCAAATGTCCAAACTGTGGAGAAAAAATATATCTATTTGGCAAAAGCAATCTAAGGGAAACAGCAAAAAATTTAAATCTTAACGTTCTCGGTGAAATACCTGTTGATCCCCTCATGGCACAGCTTGTTGATAAAGGAGAATTTGAACGTTTCAATAATGATTATTTAGACAAAGCTGCTGACAAAATTGAAAACATGCTTGTTAAAGATACTGATATACACAGTTTTGTATGA
- a CDS encoding DUF362 domain-containing protein, with protein sequence MGKSKVYFTNMHATIKENLPQKLRRLIKTAGIGQIDFDRKFTAIKIHFGEPGNLAYLRPNYAKTVADVVKELGGKPFLTDCNTLYVGGRKNALDHLSSAYVNGFSLLSTGCHIIIADGLKGTDEALVPVKNGEYVKEAKIGQAVMDADVFISLSHFKGHESTGFGGTLKNIGMGCGSRAGKMEMHSSGKPHVSHSKCVGCGTCIKNCAHDAITLKDHKATIDHNKCVGCGRCIGVCPMDAVQPASDESNDILNKKIAEYSAAVLYGRPNFHISLVIDVSPYCDCHSENDIPIVPDVGMFASFDPVALDVACADAVNRQSVIKGSILEKNGHKHQDYFTDVSPETNWRVAIDHAVKLNLGNKEYELITI encoded by the coding sequence ATGGGAAAATCAAAAGTGTATTTTACAAACATGCATGCAACTATTAAGGAAAACTTACCGCAAAAGCTTAGGCGTCTTATCAAAACAGCAGGAATTGGACAGATAGATTTTGATAGAAAATTTACAGCAATAAAAATTCATTTTGGAGAACCGGGGAATTTGGCGTATTTACGTCCTAATTATGCAAAAACTGTAGCAGATGTTGTGAAAGAATTGGGTGGAAAGCCATTTTTAACTGACTGTAATACCTTGTATGTAGGCGGAAGGAAAAATGCTTTGGATCATTTGAGTTCTGCTTATGTTAATGGTTTTTCTTTACTTTCAACGGGCTGTCATATAATAATAGCTGATGGGTTGAAAGGTACTGATGAAGCCTTGGTGCCTGTGAAGAACGGAGAATATGTAAAAGAGGCAAAAATAGGCCAAGCTGTCATGGATGCAGATGTATTTATTTCCCTTAGCCATTTTAAAGGGCATGAATCGACAGGCTTTGGAGGTACATTAAAAAATATTGGGATGGGTTGCGGATCTCGCGCAGGGAAAATGGAGATGCACAGTAGTGGAAAGCCTCATGTTTCCCATAGTAAATGTGTAGGTTGCGGGACATGTATTAAAAACTGTGCCCATGATGCAATTACATTAAAAGACCATAAGGCTACAATAGACCATAATAAATGTGTAGGCTGCGGCAGATGCATAGGGGTCTGTCCTATGGATGCGGTTCAACCTGCATCAGATGAATCTAATGACATTTTAAATAAAAAAATTGCAGAATATTCAGCAGCGGTACTTTATGGACGTCCCAATTTCCATATCAGTTTAGTAATAGATGTTTCTCCTTATTGTGACTGCCATAGTGAAAATGATATTCCAATTGTTCCCGATGTAGGAATGTTTGCTTCCTTTGATCCCGTTGCTCTGGATGTGGCCTGTGCAGATGCTGTAAATCGTCAGTCTGTTATAAAGGGGAGTATTCTTGAAAAAAACGGTCATAAACATCAGGATTACTTTACAGATGTCAGTCCAGAAACCAATTGGAGGGTGGCAATAGATCACGCTGTTAAGCTGAATCTTGGAAATAAGGAATATGAATTGATAACGATATAG
- a CDS encoding cytochrome c biogenesis CcdA family protein — translation MQYILMFLEGIITFISPCLLSMLPIYISYFAANEANKKKALTNSIGFVLGFTIVFVIMGAFMGTVGKLIRNYKTILNIVTGSIVIIIGLNFLGILKIGFLNRIGKKNMVIKNLEFFSSMVFGIVFSINWTPCVGTFLGSALLMASLEGSLLKGISMLFAFSLGLGIPFIISALLIDQLKGAFDFIEKNYKIINFISGGLLIIVGILMATGYIGYFFSLLTF, via the coding sequence ATGCAATATATTCTGATGTTTTTAGAAGGAATCATTACATTTATATCACCTTGTCTTTTGTCTATGCTGCCCATATATATATCTTATTTTGCAGCAAATGAAGCGAATAAAAAGAAAGCTCTCACAAACTCAATCGGTTTTGTTTTAGGGTTTACCATTGTTTTTGTTATAATGGGGGCTTTTATGGGGACTGTTGGAAAACTAATACGTAATTACAAAACAATTCTCAATATTGTAACGGGTTCTATTGTGATTATAATTGGCCTGAACTTTCTGGGAATATTAAAAATAGGATTTTTAAACCGCATAGGTAAGAAAAATATGGTTATCAAGAACCTTGAATTTTTTTCATCTATGGTCTTTGGAATCGTGTTTTCAATTAATTGGACACCGTGTGTAGGGACTTTTTTAGGGTCCGCTTTATTAATGGCATCCCTCGAAGGGTCATTATTAAAAGGAATTTCTATGTTGTTTGCCTTTTCATTAGGATTAGGAATACCCTTTATCATAAGCGCATTGTTAATTGACCAACTAAAAGGTGCATTTGATTTTATTGAAAAAAATTACAAAATCATCAATTTCATATCAGGCGGATTGCTCATTATCGTCGGTATATTGATGGCCACCGGATACATAGGTTATTTCTTCTCACTTTTAACTTTTTAG
- a CDS encoding transposase: MSRKAREKSSTGIYHVILRGINGQIIFKDNEDYKKLIQTINEYKEISGYEIYAFCLMNNHIHLLMKEGKEDLGIVFRRIGASYVYWYNRKYKRRGHLFQDRYKSEPVEDDKYFLTVLRYIHQNPIKAGIETNISKYPWSSYNEYLGKENICDIKFALDFFADEKKRAVDLFKKFNSEENDDKCFEYEKDGRIDDIEAAKLIEKTAKVENPNQVQNCEKEKRDKIIKELKNGGLSIRQIERLTGISFAVIRRI, from the coding sequence ATGTCAAGAAAGGCAAGAGAAAAAAGCAGTACCGGAATATATCATGTGATTCTTAGAGGAATAAATGGACAGATAATATTTAAAGATAATGAAGATTATAAAAAATTAATTCAGACAATTAACGAATATAAGGAAATATCGGGATATGAAATATATGCTTTTTGTCTTATGAACAACCACATACATTTACTAATGAAAGAGGGAAAAGAAGATTTAGGAATAGTTTTTCGAAGGATAGGAGCTAGTTATGTATATTGGTATAATAGGAAATATAAAAGAAGAGGACATTTATTTCAAGACAGATATAAAAGTGAGCCGGTAGAAGACGATAAATATTTTTTGACGGTATTGAGATATATACATCAAAATCCGATCAAAGCAGGTATTGAGACCAATATATCAAAATATCCATGGAGCAGCTATAATGAGTATTTGGGAAAAGAAAATATTTGTGATATAAAGTTTGCATTAGATTTTTTTGCAGACGAAAAGAAAAGAGCAGTGGATTTGTTTAAAAAATTTAATAGTGAGGAAAATGATGATAAATGTTTTGAATATGAGAAAGACGGCAGGATTGATGATATAGAAGCTGCAAAGTTAATAGAGAAAACAGCAAAAGTAGAAAATCCAAATCAAGTTCAAAATTGTGAAAAAGAAAAAAGAGATAAAATAATTAAAGAGTTAAAGAATGGTGGATTATCAATAAGGCAAATAGAAAGATTAACAGGAATTAGTTTTGCTGTAATAAGGAGGATATAG
- a CDS encoding NifB/NifX family molybdenum-iron cluster-binding protein — translation MKIAVASEGKMVTEHFGHCEGFTIFEVENNQIKNKEFIQNPGHKPGFLPVFLYDKGINVIISGGMGGGAIDIFNEKGIKVITGASGESETAVNNYLQGKLKSTGSACHEHKHADECKE, via the coding sequence ATGAAAATCGCAGTTGCAAGTGAAGGTAAAATGGTAACGGAACATTTCGGTCATTGTGAAGGTTTTACAATCTTTGAAGTTGAAAATAATCAAATTAAAAATAAGGAGTTTATCCAAAACCCCGGACATAAACCCGGATTTTTGCCGGTATTCCTATATGATAAAGGAATAAATGTCATCATATCAGGCGGTATGGGCGGCGGTGCAATTGATATTTTCAATGAAAAAGGAATTAAGGTTATCACCGGAGCATCAGGAGAATCCGAAACAGCCGTGAATAATTATTTACAAGGTAAATTAAAATCCACTGGTTCTGCCTGTCATGAACACAAGCATGCCGACGAATGTAAAGAATAA
- a CDS encoding PTS sugar transporter subunit IIA → MKDTDMIKKELIYLDTKAKNKEELLSKLSDILYEKGYVKESFKQAIIDREKIYPTGLPTLGAKVALPHTDTEHVIKPAILVSTLEKPVKFIEMGNGTTVLDVEMVFMLAVKNPSHQVKVLQKLINMFEKEDVLTSLKKCKDTNCIYNTLKREIN, encoded by the coding sequence TTGAAAGATACAGATATGATAAAAAAGGAACTAATATACTTGGATACAAAAGCAAAGAATAAAGAAGAGTTACTGTCTAAACTTTCAGATATTCTGTATGAAAAAGGCTATGTAAAGGAAAGTTTCAAACAAGCAATAATAGATAGGGAAAAGATCTATCCTACAGGCCTTCCGACTTTAGGCGCCAAAGTTGCACTGCCTCATACGGACACGGAACATGTGATAAAACCGGCTATTTTGGTTTCAACATTGGAAAAACCGGTAAAATTTATTGAAATGGGAAATGGTACCACTGTCTTAGATGTAGAGATGGTATTTATGTTAGCTGTAAAAAATCCTTCCCATCAAGTTAAAGTTTTACAAAAATTAATTAATATGTTTGAAAAAGAAGACGTATTAACTTCATTAAAAAAGTGTAAAGATACAAATTGTATATATAATACTTTAAAGAGAGAAATTAATTAA
- a CDS encoding CDP-alcohol phosphatidyltransferase family protein translates to MIKNILVNILTLLRIPLSLIFYNVVQHDANPFLPCTVLFILVAASDYFDGKLARKYGVQSGIGAILDVMADFFFIIMASLSLSFRGMFPHWMLGVIIFKFLEFWVTSVIFNRGSKNTSVFLFDPLGRIVAVLFYLLPILMLLFTLCLSADIHQIALAIIYGGITSLALLSSTLRISSFIKLIKG, encoded by the coding sequence GTGATTAAAAATATTTTAGTAAATATACTAACATTATTACGAATTCCGCTCTCGTTGATATTCTATAATGTGGTACAGCATGATGCCAACCCGTTTTTACCTTGCACTGTGCTATTCATATTAGTAGCGGCATCGGATTATTTTGATGGAAAACTGGCGCGTAAGTATGGTGTGCAGAGCGGCATTGGCGCAATACTGGATGTAATGGCGGATTTTTTCTTTATTATAATGGCCAGCTTATCGCTGTCTTTCCGAGGTATGTTTCCTCACTGGATGCTGGGGGTCATTATATTCAAATTTTTAGAATTCTGGGTTACTTCCGTTATCTTTAACAGAGGAAGCAAAAATACATCTGTGTTTCTATTTGATCCTTTGGGAAGAATCGTGGCAGTATTATTTTATCTGCTGCCTATATTAATGTTACTGTTTACTCTTTGTTTATCTGCTGATATACACCAAATTGCTCTTGCAATAATTTATGGGGGAATAACAAGCCTTGCCCTTTTATCTTCAACTTTGAGAATTTCATCGTTTATAAAGCTTATAAAAGGATAA